Within the Oncorhynchus kisutch isolate 150728-3 linkage group LG13, Okis_V2, whole genome shotgun sequence genome, the region accaacactttacatgttgtgtttatatttgtgttcagtatagtatgcttacttactttatcatgttcttctctctggtGTGTTTCAGTTCTACCTTTTTAgttttagtattacattgttattgattactgtagtgttggggttagagctGGTTAGAAACTattttcactgtacttgtgtatGTGACATTCAAACTTGAAACAGGAGGAGAGTAAACAACAACATTTCTATTTCATGGATCAGAAACATCCCCTTTACCTCCTTGACAGGCAAATGTCTGCCGGCTATTTTAGCGCAGGCGATCTCCGAGCTACTCCTGCGAGGACCCCTGCGTCTGACGATGTTGTCTGGGGGAACGGGAGGACCAGGCGGCCGTGCAGAAGCTCGCCCCCTACTGACCTGGAAGTGATGACTGCAGCTCACATTGTATCTGGAGGAGAGTGGACAAAgcacaaggagtcaatagtgtcgGCTGCACCCAGCGCAAAAATGTGATGTCAACAGTGCTGACTTTAAAGTGTAGACCTGTTCTGGTCAGAGAGGTGTGTGATATAGTGAGAAGACAGGTGAGGTAGCTAGGGTACCTCTTAGCGCAGGTCTTGGAGCAGAACCTCTTGGAGCCCCTGAACTGGCTGGCTGGAGCCAAGCTCTCACAGTACTCACACTTCAACACTGGTGAGGAGAGAGTCAGACTGTTAGTACAGAGATGACTAGgggtcagaggaggctggtgggaggagctataggacgggctcattgtaatggctggaatggaataaatggaacgttGTCAAACACATTACAATGATTCCATCCTTTTatagctcatcccaccagcctcctatgCTAGGGATGACAACTACTGTACAGAATCAAGCTATAGTACTGCAACCTCTCACAGACAACTGGATCAGAGgcagaatcaaatcaaaataaaggCTGGTGCATTAGTCAGCTGGTATGGAGTGTATTCTTTAAGGAAGGTAGAAAATATACCACCCACTAACCTGCAGGGCCTCCATTGTCAGCCTGTTGAACACCCATGGCTAGAGGCTCCTTCACTGGCCCAGTCACCTGTCAATCGATGTCAAGTTTGGGTGTTAGAGAAGAATATGTTCTGGCCCTAAAGCAAAGTTCTGTGCAAACAaaaccacatctcctctcctgatccaTGGTAAGCAGGTAGCTAGGTGCTAGCCAGGTATGTGAACTCACAGGGAAAGGCTCAGCTCCCTCCTGGATAACAAAACCCTCTATGAGGTGGGTGAGGACCTGAGGTTTGACCACTGCCTGGGGCAGAGGGGCTCTGTCTCCCTGACCCCCCATTCCCCGAGACAGGGGCAGAGGCAGAGACaaggtggggggagaggagaaggctgGCACCACTTTAGGAGCTGGAGAAAAGGatagagaggaagtgagggaaCCAGGGTAGAAAAGAGTGTGGGTTTTACACTATTAATTCCCCCAAAAAATATGAATCTAAGTTTTACAACTTAACCTTAAATCCTTGTATCAAGCGATCGCCAACCTTAGATAGGATTCAACTAAACAAGAACATACATTATGTCTTCAGACATCTTACCTGAGTCCAACGTGGGGgcaggagatagaggaggggcaGAATCTCTCATTGGTGGACAGCAAAGTTGGGAAAGTTCGACTGCCATCTCATTGGTGGCATCAGTTTCCGACTTCCTCTTCAATGAGCCAATTGCAGGCTTTGCCTGATGCAACAGGAAGAGACAAGTTttgattaacacacacacacacacacatcccaactcTTTTAGTATCTAAGAGGGTTACCGTGGTGTTCCCTCCAGTAGAGGCTATAGCGGTGCCGTTGTCCTGGGGGCAGCAGCTTCGGGCCTGTGCCAAAGCCTGGGAGTTTCCTACTGAGCCCTGCCTAGCTCCCACCAGCTGGACTGGGACATGGGGCGGGTGATGGCACCCCGTGTTGGGCGGAGCCGGGAGGATAGGTGGAGGGTGGCGTGGGGGAAGCTGGACAGGTAAGCGGTGACCCTGTGAGGTTTTGGGCTGTATGTGCACAGGGCCAGAGCTGTGGCTCACCTTGTCCATGTTAGTGTTGGACTGCTGCAGTGGCTGCACCACCAAGGTCTGGGTGTTGACGTTAGTTTTGGGAGCGACTGAACCTATGGGGTAGCCCTGAGAGGAGGTAGGAACGTTGGAGGTGGGGACTAGGATGTGAGTTACCGTGGCAGCAGGGGTAACTGTGGTTACCGCCCGGGCCTGACAAAGGCctgagggggagatgaggagctgggagagagggagcgtgggagagggggaggaggaggcggGAACTGAGGTGGCAGCGGTTGGGGCCATATTCAGCTGGTTTCCAGTCTTGACATTTATACTGGGGAGAGCAGTGGGATGAGTGTAGCTAGTCAGTTTGTTGGCCATATGTTGCTGTTGCTGCTGGGTGTTCTGAGAgaactgctgctgttgctgctgagAATGCTGTTGTTGTTGACTAAAAGAATAGTTggctgatagagggagagatagagagtttaAAGCATGTTTAAAGTTGGAATGAGAGAGACAGTTCTTTGCATCTTAGTGGCACACAAATTGATAAAGAATTGTGTCTGCATATTGGAGGCAAAGATAAGTCCTTTCACCTGCGTCTCTCCTGTCTGGAAACTCAGTCTTCACTGCGGCCACTCTGGGAGTGGAGATACAGTGGAGAGCCAGGTTCTGCACCTGAGAGAgtaagtagagggagagagaaaataaggCAAACAATTAGAAACAATATTATCTGTGCAAAATCTTAATTACAGACAAATGTTGACTGAAAAAAAAATTGCTTCTCACAACAGGAAGTGGTTACTACCTGGTCATTGTCGGATTGGGCATTGGAGGTGGGATGGActtcctgttgctgctgttgttgctgaGGCTGTTGCTGTGCAACTGTCGCCACAGCAGCTGTTGCTGTGCCACCAGGCATGAAGATGAGCTGGGAGGCTGCGAGGGGTGCCCTGAGGGAGCGATTGACCTGTGGGCTCATAGGTCAGAGGTTATTGAATATAAAGAGGCTccttaattgacaaaaaaaagtaTTCTCCTCGTTCAACTCACTCTCAGGTACATCTGGCCCTGTCCGGCTGAGTTCCCACCCAGCAGCACTGATTGGCTGAGAGCTGATGATGTCACTGACGTGGCAGGGCCGAGGGGGCGGGAATTGGTCATGGTCCCTCCCCCAGAGGCGGTGCTCAGATTGACCTGTGACAAGAGGGACGCTGCCATATGTGAGGAATCTCAAAGAAAGCTAAGAAACTGCAATTAAGGATAACAGCGCTTGCCATGTTTTATTTGAAATATTAACTGTGAAACTTACAGTGGTGGTTGCTTGGGAGACACTGTGGTTGGGAGAGTTGGACTGGCGACTAGCAGCGAGGGTGGCCTGAGAGAGAAACACAAAATGAAAGAGGTCAAGAGAAAGTAAAAACTTTGAACGTTGTGGCAGTGCACTCCTCTGCTTAGTGTTATTGTGGGATAACTAACCTGTTATGTAAGGGATAACTAAGGGATAACTAACGACGGGTGATGccttctatggaaaataatgaatgacgtggaaggtgtgttccacgaTGCGCTAGCGAAGTGGAACTGACCTTCCACGgtgttgcattattttccagagaacgcaaagtcctgagttgattatcccttttataccatggctataatttaacacatttactGCTAGACATGTGTTAATTTgccggtagaaatgtgttcaacatccactgaagtagctagcaagtttactagatagctacagttgtcttagtaaacaaacaaacttgctagtttagctaacgaAAACATCATACCTAGCTTGTTACTATGAACATCGAATTCAACAATACCAATGCTTTCAATtcaacttttgctttcaaaagcagctcaacaGAACATGCAAGAATGAACTACAGCCATTGATTTCTACAGTgtgttatagggaaataatgcatgCTCTAGAATGCCATTCAAGCCAATCAAaaaacaatgccatggtataatagTGTTATTACTTGTTGTTACCTGCTACTGTGTTATTAGCCGTTACCCATTAGTCTTATTACCTGTTGTGCTacctgttattgtgttattacctGTTCTGTTacctgttattgtgttattacctGTTGTACTacctgttattgtgttattacctGTTGTGCTacctgttattgtgttattagctGTTGTATTACCTGTTATTGTATTATTACCTGTTCTGTTACCTTTCATTGTGTTATTACCTGTTGTGCTacctgttattgtgttattagctGTTGTGCTACCTGTTGTGTTATTAGCTGTTGTGCTacctgttattgtgttattagctGTTGTGCTACCTGTTGTGTTATTAGCTGTTGTGCTACCTGTTGTGTTATTAGCTGTTGTGCTACCTGTTGTGTTATTAGCTGTTGTGCTACCTGTTGTGTTATTAGCTGTTGTGCTacctgttattgtgttattagctGTTGTGCTACCTGTGATTGTGTTATTGCCTGTTCTGTTACCTTTCATTGTATTATTACCTGTTCTGTTACCTTTCATTGTGTTATTACCTGTTGTGCTacctgttattgtgttattagctGTTGTGCTACCTGTTGTGTTATTAGCTGTTGTGCTacctgttattgtgttattagctGTTGTGCTACCTGTTGTGTTATTAGCTGTTGTGCTACCTGTTGTGTTATTAGCTGTTGTGCTacctgttattgtgttattagctGTTGTGCTACCTGTGATTGTGTTATTGCCTGTTCTGTTACCTTTCATTGTGTTATTGCCTGTTCTGTTACCTTTCATTGTGTTATTAGCTGTTGTGTTacctgttattgtgttattacctGTTCTGTTACCTTTCATTGTGTTATTAGCTGTTGTGCTacctgttattgtgttattacctGTTCTGTTacctgttattgtgttattagctGTTGTGTTacctgttattgtgttattacctGTTCTGTTACCTTTCATTGTGCTATTAGCTGTTGTGCTacctgttattgtgttattgcctGTTCTGTTACCTTTCATTGTGTTATTAGCTGTTGTGCTACCCgttattattgtgttattattacCTGTTGCACGGCAGCCAGGTTGTGAAGCTGCTGGGCACTGTTG harbors:
- the LOC109879284 gene encoding polyhomeotic-like protein 1 gives rise to the protein MDAGDDQNTGSTNGNAPSAGNTRPPQIAHMSLYERQAVQALQALQRQPNAAQYFQQLMLQQQINSAQQLHNLAAVQQATLAASRQSNSPNHSVSQATTTVNLSTASGGGTMTNSRPLGPATSVTSSALSQSVLLGGNSAGQGQMYLRVNRSLRAPLAASQLIFMPGGTATAAVATVAQQQPQQQQQQQEVHPTSNAQSDNDQVQNLALHCISTPRVAAVKTEFPDRRDAANYSFSQQQQHSQQQQQQFSQNTQQQQQHMANKLTSYTHPTALPSINVKTGNQLNMAPTAATSVPASSSPSPTLPLSQLLISPSGLCQARAVTTVTPAATVTHILVPTSNVPTSSQGYPIGSVAPKTNVNTQTLVVQPLQQSNTNMDKVSHSSGPVHIQPKTSQGHRLPVQLPPRHPPPILPAPPNTGCHHPPHVPVQLVGARQGSVGNSQALAQARSCCPQDNGTAIASTGGNTTAKPAIGSLKRKSETDATNEMAVELSQLCCPPMRDSAPPLSPAPTLDSAPKVVPAFSSPPTLSLPLPLSRGMGGQGDRAPLPQAVVKPQVLTHLIEGFVIQEGAEPFPVTGPVKEPLAMGVQQADNGGPAVLKCEYCESLAPASQFRGSKRFCSKTCAKRYNVSCSHHFQVSRGRASARPPGPPVPPDNIVRRRGPRRSSSEIACAKIAGRHLPVKECRSESSRSEDVSSCDGEEEEEDSPSLSPSSSLSCPRPAHCDPHLDDSAQGSLPLDEANFLSGSPAHWGVEEVCRFISSLQGCEDLAAQFLSQEIDGQALLLLREEHLISTMNIKLGPALKICAFINSLRD